The following coding sequences lie in one Chondrocystis sp. NIES-4102 genomic window:
- a CDS encoding transposase has protein sequence MAQHQAIQAAREKQQTPEFKKQYALRAGVEGTISQGTRTFGLRRCRYRGEAKTRLQNIITAAAINLLRVWDWWCGNSSFGTVPSRFAALAQS, from the coding sequence ATGGCCCAACATCAAGCGATACAAGCAGCTAGAGAAAAACAACAAACTCCAGAATTCAAGAAACAATATGCCCTTCGTGCAGGAGTTGAGGGAACAATCTCTCAAGGCACTCGTACATTTGGGTTACGTCGATGTCGTTACCGAGGAGAAGCCAAAACTAGATTACAGAATATTATTACCGCAGCAGCCATTAACCTGCTTCGGGTTTGGGATTGGTGGTGTGGAAATTCAAGTTTTGGGACTGTTCCTTCACGATTTGCTGCATTAGCTCAGTCATGA
- a CDS encoding two-component sensor histidine kinase — MPQSLNTESWQTLSNRTNNIYHQISLSLHTQTREDWGYFQVGRSIADFEDYLGRVKLVLLLGLPTSLILVGFASWWLAGLAMQPIYRSYQQIEQFTADAAHELRTPLAATQATLESALLVDLDRQETKDILTTIERENKRLIQLVGDLLLLAQMDRKAIPLRRQLFCLNDLVSDLVEELEPLAIANQITLTNEFRVKKSLNVSGDCDQLYRLVYNLIVNAIQHTPSDGRVTVILERDASDALIKVKDTGIGIAPEHQKKIFDRFYRVQSDRSRNTGGSGLGLAIAKSIARAHSFKLSVRSELGQGSTFIFQLPLAINSKVNF; from the coding sequence TTGCCCCAATCGTTAAACACAGAATCCTGGCAAACTCTTAGCAATCGCACCAATAATATTTATCACCAAATTTCTCTCTCGCTACATACTCAAACCAGAGAAGATTGGGGATATTTTCAAGTTGGACGCAGCATTGCTGATTTTGAAGATTATCTCGGTAGAGTAAAATTGGTTTTGTTATTAGGATTACCAACTTCATTAATTCTCGTAGGTTTTGCTAGCTGGTGGCTAGCTGGTTTGGCAATGCAACCGATTTACCGTTCCTATCAACAAATAGAACAGTTTACAGCAGATGCTGCTCATGAGTTGAGAACCCCTTTAGCTGCCACGCAAGCAACGTTAGAATCAGCACTGTTAGTCGATTTAGATCGACAAGAAACTAAAGACATTTTAACTACGATCGAGCGAGAAAATAAAAGATTGATTCAACTGGTTGGAGATCTGCTATTGTTAGCTCAGATGGATCGAAAAGCAATTCCTTTACGCCGTCAACTTTTTTGTTTAAACGATTTGGTTAGTGATTTAGTAGAGGAATTAGAACCATTGGCGATCGCTAATCAAATAACGCTGACGAATGAATTTAGAGTGAAAAAATCTCTAAACGTAAGTGGTGATTGCGACCAGTTATATCGCCTAGTTTATAATTTGATCGTCAATGCTATTCAACACACCCCTTCCGATGGTCGAGTTACGGTTATTTTAGAGCGCGATGCCTCTGATGCTCTAATTAAAGTTAAAGATACGGGAATTGGTATTGCCCCAGAACATCAAAAAAAGATTTTCGATCGCTTCTATCGGGTACAGAGCGATCGCTCTCGTAACACTGGTGGTTCGGGGTTGGGGTTGGCGATCGCAAAATCTATAGCGCGAGCGCATTCCTTTAAGTTAAGTGTCCGCAGCGAATTGGGTCAAGGCAGTACCTTCATTTTTCAACTTCCTCTGGCGATCAATTCAAAAGTAAATTTCTAA
- a CDS encoding two-component sensor histidine kinase: MMRQNKLFNNTRTSLALWYAGVMGLILSLLGMGVYKAISHAHWVALDNELESVAGTLHDSLELKLKQPGKIEPIIGKLLPNLCLVGTSCITDRFNSQRHGAYKGANAIRPTAPHILSAVERGNYYARL; the protein is encoded by the coding sequence ATGATGAGACAAAATAAGCTGTTTAATAATACTCGTACTTCTCTAGCTCTCTGGTATGCAGGAGTAATGGGATTAATTTTGAGCCTGCTGGGAATGGGAGTTTACAAAGCTATCTCTCACGCTCATTGGGTAGCCCTCGACAACGAGTTAGAATCTGTAGCGGGAACTCTGCACGATAGTCTGGAGCTAAAATTGAAGCAGCCAGGAAAAATCGAACCAATTATCGGCAAATTACTACCAAATCTTTGTTTGGTTGGAACTAGCTGTATAACCGATCGTTTTAACTCGCAACGTCACGGGGCTTATAAAGGGGCGAATGCGATTCGCCCCACAGCCCCTCATATTCTTTCTGCTGTCGAGCGAGGTAATTACTACGCTCGCTTGTAA
- a CDS encoding two-component response regulator, translating to MRILLVEDEPNLGAAIERTLKHHKYIVDWVKNGNDAWSYLESNWTQYTLAIFDWLVPGLSGIELLKKLRAKNNPLPVLMLTARDRMEDKVTGLDAGADDYLIKPFGMAELLARLRALQRRSPQIQPQHLELGKLSLNYGSQTVYHLTPEGDKEKVLLTNKEFQLLEYFMKRPNQIVTSEQIRNQLWSMDAESFSNVVAAQVRLLRRKLEAVSCFNLIETLRGLGYRFNLNK from the coding sequence ATGAGAATTCTCCTCGTTGAAGATGAACCAAACTTAGGTGCTGCGATCGAACGCACTTTAAAACATCATAAATACATAGTCGATTGGGTAAAAAATGGTAATGACGCTTGGAGTTATCTAGAAAGTAATTGGACGCAATACACCTTAGCTATTTTCGATTGGTTGGTGCCTGGGTTGTCGGGAATCGAATTGCTTAAAAAGTTGCGTGCTAAAAATAATCCCTTACCAGTCTTAATGCTCACCGCTAGAGATCGCATGGAGGATAAGGTGACTGGATTAGATGCGGGTGCAGACGATTATCTAATCAAACCTTTTGGCATGGCAGAGTTATTGGCACGTTTGCGAGCATTACAGAGACGATCGCCCCAAATTCAGCCTCAACACTTAGAATTAGGAAAATTGAGCCTAAATTATGGCAGCCAGACTGTTTATCATTTGACACCAGAAGGTGATAAGGAAAAGGTTTTGTTAACCAATAAGGAGTTTCAATTACTAGAGTATTTCATGAAACGTCCGAATCAAATTGTCACTAGCGAGCAGATTCGCAATCAACTTTGGTCAATGGATGCAGAATCTTTTAGCAATGTCGTCGCTGCTCAAGTGCGTTTACTCAGACGTAAGTTAGAAGCAGTCTCTTGCTTTAATTTAATTGAAACCTTACGCGGTTTGGGATATAGGTTTAACCTAAACAAATGA
- a CDS encoding outer membrane efflux protein yields MSLSRKLIIIGVGVGISFSQLESVFAQSKSPSEADSQEQQQNNNSLQLPTSPNQVKIQQVRSLSLKQALELAAQNNRDLQIAALTLERSRSALQQAQAALLPTFGVNGELTQVGDQERPGDIIFEPESASPTFLSGTVEANYNLFTFGKRSAQINAAQEQVKFEQLELARIRQQTRLEVANAYYDLQEADEQVKINQAAVENARIGLRDAQLLEEGGTGSKLDTIRASVQLKNAEQDLTQAQTDLDLASDQLTRILGLPETIDVAAAEPVQTAGQWNRSLEESIILAFQNRAELKQQSIQRNISSQQRQIALAEIRPTVSLFANYQALSELSNKGADGYAAGARVAWNFLDGGTASAAAKQEDANVKIAETLFADTRSQIRLEIEQAYKNLMANAKNIETATIALEQAQEALELISFGYRRGATTQLEVNTAQNELTNAAGNRVKAILNYNRSLTSLRRAINDL; encoded by the coding sequence ATGTCTTTGTCTCGAAAGTTAATTATTATAGGTGTTGGTGTAGGAATTAGTTTTAGTCAATTAGAATCAGTTTTTGCTCAAAGCAAATCTCCTTCGGAAGCTGACTCTCAAGAACAGCAGCAGAACAATAATTCTCTACAACTTCCGACTTCTCCTAATCAGGTGAAAATTCAACAAGTGCGATCGCTTAGTCTCAAACAAGCACTAGAACTAGCAGCACAAAATAATCGAGATTTACAGATTGCTGCCTTAACCTTAGAGCGATCGCGTTCGGCTCTACAACAAGCTCAAGCAGCTTTACTGCCAACTTTCGGAGTAAACGGAGAACTCACACAGGTTGGCGACCAAGAAAGACCTGGAGACATAATTTTCGAGCCAGAATCTGCTTCTCCTACTTTTTTGAGCGGTACAGTAGAAGCTAATTATAACCTGTTTACTTTTGGCAAGAGATCGGCACAAATTAATGCTGCTCAGGAACAAGTAAAATTCGAGCAGTTAGAATTAGCAAGAATTCGCCAACAAACTAGACTAGAGGTTGCCAACGCCTATTACGATTTGCAGGAAGCCGACGAACAAGTAAAAATCAACCAAGCTGCCGTGGAAAACGCTCGAATCGGTCTGCGTGATGCCCAATTGTTAGAAGAAGGTGGAACAGGAAGTAAACTAGATACGATTAGGGCTTCAGTGCAGTTGAAAAATGCCGAACAAGACTTAACTCAAGCTCAAACCGATCTAGATTTAGCCAGCGATCAGCTAACCAGAATTTTAGGTTTGCCCGAAACAATTGATGTTGCTGCTGCCGAGCCAGTACAAACAGCAGGTCAATGGAATCGCTCTTTAGAAGAAAGTATTATTCTAGCTTTTCAAAATCGAGCAGAATTAAAACAGCAGTCGATACAGCGCAATATTAGCTCTCAACAGCGACAAATAGCTTTAGCTGAAATTAGACCAACTGTAAGTTTGTTTGCCAATTATCAAGCATTAAGCGAACTAAGTAATAAAGGTGCAGATGGCTATGCAGCAGGGGCTAGAGTCGCCTGGAATTTCCTTGATGGTGGAACGGCATCAGCAGCAGCAAAACAGGAAGATGCTAACGTTAAAATTGCCGAAACTCTCTTTGCCGATACCCGCAGCCAAATTCGTTTAGAAATCGAACAAGCTTACAAAAATCTGATGGCGAATGCTAAGAATATTGAAACGGCAACTATTGCTCTAGAACAAGCACAAGAAGCACTGGAGTTGATTAGCTTTGGCTATCGTCGAGGTGCAACTACTCAGTTAGAAGTAAACACGGCACAAAATGAATTGACCAACGCTGCTGGTAATAGAGTAAAAGCAATTTTGAACTACAATCGCTCTTTGACCTCCCTAAGAAGAGCAATTAACGATTTATAG
- a CDS encoding transposase, protein MLPEFYHKCLSQLLTSRQYATLRIIVLILQSYRTIQQLDWSRRGNPADPLAQIEKLASILPIPIKYQSRRRHIQRFLILPQLTTKCIWFPIIKKWLKINQTSKKVCYLAIDRTRWQERNLFVASLIKNKRGIPLNWMLLSKKGNSNIAEQKRLLKSTLRLLKGYQVIVIGDREFGNINLADWLSKEGCNYVLRTKSNKYIQQKGEAYRQLSSLGLKPGKSFYLKQVKFTKQLGMTRVNLAFYWRRTTSDKRKNEGWYLVNNLSGLKPTISAYKKRMGIEAMLKDCPKGLASRRKSGGYNLEKCQGNEQRLLSLILLIAIAYTCAVNKGQNIAFKGVKEYVCRLPENFRKEKRHSNFWIGLYGNLWVENFQMCNDWIEQLMILTPNKLPFYQQGMRAKKLILSSL, encoded by the coding sequence ATGTTGCCAGAATTTTATCACAAATGTCTATCACAATTATTAACTTCAAGGCAGTATGCGACCCTGAGAATAATCGTCTTAATATTACAAAGCTACAGAACAATTCAACAGCTCGATTGGTCAAGGCGGGGAAACCCCGCCGACCCTCTCGCTCAAATAGAGAAACTAGCATCTATCTTACCGATACCAATCAAATATCAAAGTCGTCGTCGCCATATTCAACGATTTTTGATTTTGCCACAGTTAACAACTAAATGTATTTGGTTTCCCATTATTAAAAAATGGCTCAAAATCAATCAAACCAGCAAGAAAGTTTGCTACCTAGCTATCGATAGAACAAGGTGGCAAGAGCGCAATTTATTTGTAGCCAGCTTAATTAAAAACAAAAGAGGTATTCCCTTAAATTGGATGTTGCTCTCTAAGAAAGGAAATAGTAATATTGCCGAGCAAAAAAGATTACTGAAATCAACTTTGAGGTTGTTAAAAGGATATCAAGTAATCGTAATTGGAGATAGAGAGTTTGGTAATATTAATCTAGCAGATTGGCTGTCAAAGGAAGGATGTAATTACGTTTTAAGAACTAAAAGCAATAAATATATTCAACAAAAAGGAGAAGCTTATCGGCAATTATCATCTTTAGGATTAAAGCCAGGAAAATCCTTCTATCTTAAGCAAGTTAAATTTACCAAACAACTAGGTATGACGAGAGTAAATCTTGCTTTTTATTGGCGTAGAACAACCTCAGATAAAAGAAAAAATGAAGGATGGTATTTGGTTAATAATTTGTCAGGTTTAAAACCCACAATATCTGCCTATAAAAAACGAATGGGAATCGAAGCTATGTTGAAAGATTGTCCTAAAGGACTAGCTTCGCGTCGTAAATCAGGGGGTTATAATCTGGAAAAATGCCAAGGCAATGAACAGCGTTTATTATCGCTAATTTTACTCATAGCGATCGCTTACACTTGTGCAGTAAATAAAGGACAAAATATTGCCTTCAAAGGAGTCAAAGAATACGTCTGTCGTTTGCCAGAAAACTTCAGAAAAGAGAAAAGACACAGCAATTTTTGGATAGGTTTATATGGAAATTTGTGGGTGGAAAATTTTCAAATGTGTAATGATTGGATTGAACAATTAATGATACTTACTCCCAACAAGCTACCTTTTTATCAACAGGGTATGAGAGCTAAAAAGCTTATCCTCTCATCCCTTTGA
- a CDS encoding cation efflux system protein: MLNSILKWSIIQRWLVVIGAIVVTIWGSYNLTKMPLDVFPDFAPPQVEIQTEAPGLAPEEVESLITLPIESAVNGTPGVETVRSSSAVGISVVKVIFKWGTNIYQARQLVTERLQQIVQKLPEGVENPQISPISSPIGTVVQYAFTAQKTPLMEVRRLIDRDVTNRLLAIPGISQVIAYGGDVRQYQVLVDPAKLKAFNITLDEVTTAARGANVNAAGGFLINPDQEIIIRGMGRIESIEQLVNSAITARNGTPVLLKDIADVKIGAALKRGDGSLNGQSAIVVMINKQPQYDTPTVTKEIEMAMEEVKAGLPKDVTVTETFRQENFIEFAIENVTGSLRDGIIIVSIILLLFLMNWRTAIITLSAIPLSVLIGMLILSWFGQGINTMTLGGLAVAIGSVVDDSIVDMENAYRGLRKNQLAENPVHPFQVVYDTSVEVRVSVIFSTVIIAVVFAPIFFLTGVEGRIFTPMGVAYLVSIFASTLVAMTLSPALCAILLTKRPLPSDDTWVSALSQRIYRPLLNFATRSPNIILVVAGASLVASLAILPSLGRVFLPEFQEPSLVNTMLLYPGSSLEATNQAGIVMQDALKEDKRFKTVQLRAGRASGDADAGGVNLGHLDVELSEEGLKDREGSIDKLREEFARIPGVAPNIGGFISHRMDEVLSGVRSAIAIKVFGPDLKELRRLGSEVEEAVQDIEGLVDLQLEPQVPIKQIQIQFNREAAARYGLSVGNLAEMVETALNGTVVSQVLQEQQLFDLVVWLREEARNNLDVIRNLLIDTPTGQKIPLAQVANIDYGTGPNTINRENVSRLIVVSANVSGRDLGSVVDEIQEQVRQSVQLPTGYFIQYGGQFESEQRASQNLLIYGGLALIVIAVLMYFAVKSVRAMLMIMINLPLALVGGIFSIAIGGGIISVASLVGFITLFGVATRNGLLLVDNYNNKLAGGMPLRQVIFEGSMERLVAILMTALTSALGMIPLVIGTGAGKEILQPLAVVVLGGLVTSTALTLLVLPALYAKFGKFLIPKPNTSVVEDGKVISEVIKI, encoded by the coding sequence ATGCTCAACTCTATTCTCAAATGGTCGATAATCCAACGCTGGCTGGTAGTTATAGGAGCTATTGTCGTCACAATCTGGGGTTCTTATAATCTCACCAAAATGCCACTAGATGTTTTTCCTGACTTTGCTCCTCCACAGGTAGAAATCCAAACGGAAGCCCCAGGACTCGCTCCCGAAGAGGTTGAATCGCTAATTACTCTGCCGATTGAAAGTGCGGTCAATGGTACGCCTGGTGTAGAAACAGTGCGTTCTTCCTCTGCGGTGGGCATTTCCGTGGTCAAAGTAATCTTCAAGTGGGGGACAAATATTTATCAAGCACGTCAGTTGGTAACAGAACGATTGCAACAGATAGTGCAAAAATTACCAGAAGGCGTTGAAAATCCGCAAATTTCCCCTATTTCTTCTCCGATTGGTACAGTCGTTCAGTACGCCTTTACGGCTCAAAAGACTCCACTGATGGAAGTACGTCGCTTAATCGATCGCGATGTAACTAATCGATTGCTAGCTATACCAGGGATTTCTCAAGTCATTGCCTATGGGGGAGATGTGCGCCAATATCAGGTATTGGTCGATCCAGCCAAGTTAAAAGCTTTTAATATTACCTTAGATGAAGTAACCACAGCAGCTAGAGGAGCTAATGTTAATGCAGCAGGCGGTTTTTTGATTAATCCCGACCAAGAAATTATTATTCGTGGCATGGGACGCATTGAGTCAATCGAGCAACTGGTAAATTCGGCGATAACCGCTCGTAATGGCACACCCGTGTTACTTAAAGATATAGCAGACGTGAAAATTGGAGCTGCTTTAAAGCGCGGGGATGGCAGTTTAAATGGTCAGTCAGCTATTGTTGTGATGATTAATAAACAACCTCAATACGATACTCCCACCGTTACTAAAGAGATTGAAATGGCGATGGAAGAGGTCAAAGCTGGACTGCCCAAAGATGTAACAGTAACGGAAACTTTTCGTCAGGAAAATTTTATTGAATTTGCAATCGAAAACGTTACTGGTTCTCTGCGTGACGGAATTATTATTGTTTCGATTATCCTGTTATTATTTTTGATGAACTGGCGCACTGCCATTATTACCCTCAGCGCAATTCCTTTATCGGTTCTGATTGGAATGCTGATTTTAAGCTGGTTCGGTCAGGGGATTAATACCATGACTTTAGGTGGTTTAGCAGTGGCAATTGGTTCGGTAGTAGATGACTCGATTGTCGATATGGAAAATGCTTATCGGGGTTTGCGAAAGAATCAGTTGGCAGAAAATCCCGTGCATCCTTTCCAAGTGGTTTACGATACCTCAGTAGAAGTACGAGTCAGCGTTATTTTTTCCACAGTCATTATTGCGGTTGTCTTTGCCCCGATTTTTTTCCTGACGGGAGTAGAAGGTCGCATTTTTACGCCAATGGGTGTTGCTTACTTAGTATCGATTTTTGCTTCTACCCTTGTGGCAATGACCCTATCTCCAGCACTATGCGCGATTTTGCTAACTAAACGACCTTTGCCATCGGATGATACTTGGGTTAGTGCCTTGTCGCAACGAATTTATCGACCTCTGCTTAATTTTGCTACCCGTTCACCCAACATTATTTTAGTAGTGGCAGGAGCTTCTTTAGTCGCTTCTTTAGCAATTCTGCCAAGTTTAGGACGGGTATTTTTACCAGAATTTCAAGAACCATCATTGGTGAATACGATGCTGCTTTATCCAGGAAGTTCTTTGGAAGCGACAAATCAGGCTGGAATAGTAATGCAGGATGCCCTCAAAGAAGATAAGCGATTCAAAACTGTACAGTTAAGGGCTGGACGCGCCTCAGGGGATGCTGATGCAGGCGGAGTGAACCTGGGTCATTTAGATGTAGAATTGAGCGAAGAGGGATTGAAAGATAGAGAAGGAAGTATTGACAAGTTACGAGAGGAATTTGCGAGAATTCCTGGAGTCGCTCCTAACATTGGCGGATTTATTTCCCACCGCATGGATGAAGTATTGTCTGGAGTCAGAAGTGCGATCGCAATTAAAGTTTTTGGTCCTGATTTGAAAGAATTACGCCGTTTGGGTTCTGAGGTAGAAGAAGCTGTACAAGATATTGAGGGGCTGGTAGATTTACAACTTGAACCCCAAGTACCTATTAAACAGATACAAATTCAATTTAACCGAGAAGCAGCTGCACGCTACGGATTAAGCGTCGGTAATCTAGCTGAGATGGTGGAAACAGCACTCAATGGAACAGTCGTCTCTCAAGTTCTCCAAGAACAGCAACTGTTTGACTTGGTGGTTTGGTTGCGTGAAGAAGCTCGCAACAACTTAGACGTAATTCGTAATTTATTAATCGATACACCTACAGGTCAAAAAATTCCCCTCGCTCAAGTTGCCAACATTGATTATGGAACGGGACCTAACACAATTAATCGAGAAAATGTTTCTCGTTTAATCGTTGTTTCTGCCAATGTATCGGGTCGAGACTTAGGTTCAGTCGTAGACGAAATTCAAGAGCAGGTACGTCAGTCGGTGCAGTTGCCTACAGGCTATTTTATTCAATACGGCGGTCAATTTGAATCGGAACAACGAGCAAGTCAGAATTTATTAATCTATGGGGGACTAGCACTTATCGTAATCGCAGTTTTAATGTATTTCGCTGTAAAATCTGTGAGAGCTATGCTGATGATTATGATTAACCTGCCTCTGGCATTAGTAGGAGGGATATTTTCTATTGCCATAGGAGGGGGAATAATCTCTGTAGCCTCGCTGGTGGGATTTATCACTTTATTCGGAGTGGCAACACGCAACGGATTGCTGCTGGTGGATAACTATAACAATAAACTAGCAGGGGGAATGCCTTTACGGCAGGTCATTTTTGAGGGTTCTATGGAACGTTTAGTAGCTATTTTGATGACAGCATTGACTTCTGCTTTGGGAATGATTCCGTTGGTTATCGGCACGGGTGCGGGGAAAGAAATTTTGCAACCTCTAGCTGTCGTGGTGCTGGGAGGGTTGGTTACTTCTACTGCATTAACTTTGTTAGTCTTACCCGCCTTGTACGCTAAGTTTGGCAAGTTCTTGATACCCAAGCCAAATACGTCGGTCGTTGAAGATGGCAAGGTAATTTCGGAGGTAATTAAAATCTAA
- a CDS encoding transposase IS66 gives MARFRDTANLLSVIQTCRFQHRSVMDFFTQALLANIGVIDRPSLIPQFST, from the coding sequence ATGGCGCGATTTCGAGACACTGCTAATTTACTGAGTGTCATTCAAACCTGTCGTTTTCAGCACCGCTCTGTAATGGATTTTTTTACACAAGCCTTACTGGCAAACATCGGTGTTATTGATCGCCCTTCTTTAATCCCTCAATTTAGTACCTGA
- a CDS encoding transposase IS66, which translates to MSCGERLSEAQSIKVETFSAAVLVERPIEIVEYQRHHSLCQCCGEVTSPQWSDQIVPGQDLGIKLQGLLGWLGNYGHLPYKKQQELLWELGRIEVGLGTLVASNQRISAAIKPSITELSEWINSNHPTLNIDETPWSVKGLKEWLWVFAHPNFCLFRAGDTRSRTEIEEQLGAQYSGVIISDDFSPKGYRSAYVYNGYPVAAQQKCQAHLRRHCQRLIKTPGMDNESIGLVLTEIVDSAFQQHRLWRENNHLSQYLDSAAQLKTQINLTLSKWSEKAGYEAGKLLRNLKLKADQWWYFLDHPEITPDNNLAERALRLAVTKRKAAFG; encoded by the coding sequence TTGAGTTGTGGAGAACGGTTATCCGAAGCTCAATCAATCAAGGTTGAAACATTTTCAGCAGCAGTATTAGTAGAAAGACCAATAGAAATAGTTGAGTATCAACGTCATCACTCTCTATGTCAGTGTTGCGGAGAAGTAACATCGCCCCAATGGTCTGATCAGATTGTACCAGGACAAGACTTAGGAATTAAGTTGCAGGGATTATTAGGATGGCTAGGAAACTATGGGCATCTACCCTATAAAAAGCAGCAAGAACTATTGTGGGAGTTAGGTCGAATTGAAGTGGGATTAGGAACTTTAGTTGCCAGCAACCAAAGAATCTCAGCAGCTATTAAGCCTAGTATCACCGAATTGTCAGAATGGATTAACTCAAATCATCCAACCTTAAATATTGATGAAACACCTTGGTCAGTAAAGGGATTAAAAGAATGGCTCTGGGTCTTTGCTCATCCTAACTTTTGCTTGTTTCGTGCAGGAGATACTCGTTCGAGAACCGAAATAGAAGAGCAATTAGGCGCACAGTATTCAGGGGTGATTATTTCCGACGATTTTAGTCCTAAAGGATACCGCTCCGCATATGTCTACAATGGTTATCCTGTGGCTGCTCAACAAAAATGTCAGGCTCATCTACGCCGTCACTGTCAAAGACTCATCAAAACACCAGGAATGGATAATGAATCAATTGGATTAGTTTTGACAGAAATTGTGGATTCTGCTTTTCAACAACATCGGCTATGGCGCGAAAATAATCATCTCTCTCAATATCTTGATTCTGCTGCACAGTTAAAAACTCAAATTAATTTAACTTTGAGCAAATGGAGTGAAAAAGCAGGTTATGAGGCAGGTAAGTTATTACGGAATTTGAAACTAAAAGCAGACCAATGGTGGTACTTTCTAGACCATCCTGAAATTACTCCTGATAACAACTTAGCCGAACGCGCTTTAAGATTAGCAGTCACTAAACGTAAGGCGGCTTTTGGGTAG